CTCGATGTCGGTGATCACGCCCGCCTCGCCACCCAGAAGATGTTCGGCGCCGGCGATGTCGAGGATCAGCCCGTCGGGGGCATCGAGCGCGACGAGCGGGGTGTAGCGCGCGCAGCCCTGCGCGAGCCGGTCGAGCCAGTCCTGATCGAGCACCGGATCGTGGGAAACGATCGTAAGGTCGCCTACCTGAGCGCGCGCATCGGCGAGCGGCATGCCGGGGCGCAGCCCCACCGCGAGCGCCGCCGCATCGACGCTCGCGAGGCGCATCGCACCGCGCTGTTTCTCGGCAAAGACGAGCGGTGCGTCAGGCCGCTTCGGCGCCGTGCGAAGCCATCGCTCGGCGGGCAGGAAGGGAAAGAAGAGTGCCAGATAGCGCCGTGTCGCCAGCATTTGGGCTGAAGCTTTGTTCGTCATGGTTCCAGTCCAGTCGCCAGCGCATCCCGGCGCCGCCGCCGCGCCAGCGCAGCAGTTCGAGGTCGAAGGCGGGCGCGCCGGGGGCGTTGGCTTCGAGGGCGTGGGAGGCGGCGGCGGCGACGCTCCAGCGCGTTTCGGCGACGCTCGGGGCCGGGGCTGCATTCAGCCGGAGCATCAGCAGCGTCGTGCCCGCATCGCGCGCGCCGAGCGCGAGGCGGCGTCCCGCCGTGAGGTCGAATAAAGGGAATCTGCCCCAGCTTTCGACGATCACCGCCGCCGACCCCGCGCAGCGGATCGCGTCATTCGCGCAGGCGAGCAACATCTTCGCATCGGGGGTCTCGACAAGAAGCAGCCGGTCGGGGTCGCCGCCGAGTTCGGCGATGCCGGGGGCATAGATATGACCGCTGCGCTTGCCGGCATCGCTTGTGCGTAGCCAGACGAGCGGCGCCCTGCCCGGCGTGCGCAGCGCGAGGAGTGCGGCGAAGGCGGCGGCGCTCGTCGCGTCGAGCGCGTCGGCGGCGAAAAATTCATGGCACCGCCCGACCGCGAGGCCGCCGCCCAGTGCATCGTCGAAGGATGCGTGTCCGCTCTTCAGCCAGCCCTCGGCCGGGCGGCTTTCGAAACCGCCACTGGCGGCTATCCGGGCGATGCGTTGGCGCAGCCCGGCGAGAGGGTAAGACGACTCGCGCATCATTTGTTCCTGATATGTTCTATTAGCGCTTTTGGGGTCGCGCTTGTCAAGAAGAGTCAGGATGATGGCTCTACACCTCGTCATTCCCGCTTTTGCGAGAATGACGAATGTGGTGGGTTAGGGCGTTTCCATCCCCGCGCGGCTGTCGCCGCCCAATGCGCGGAACAGCGCGATTCGCGTGCTGACGAGCAGCAATTGCGTCCCGATCTCGCTCCGCCGCGCCGAATAGAGGCTGCGCTGCGCGTCGAGGCTCGAGAGGAAGCTGTCGACCCCGCCCTTGTAGCGCGCATCGGTGAGCGTTGCCGTATCGGCCGCAGCCTCCGTATTCGCGGCCGCGGCGCGCACCCGCTCGGCGATCGTGCCTTGCACCGCGAGCGCGTCGGCGACCTCGCGGAACGCGGTCTGGATCGCGCCTTCATAGCTCGCGAGCGCGGCGTCGCGCTGCGCCTCGCTGACCGCGACCCCCGCGCGGCGGCCGCCCGCGTCGAAGATCGTCGCGCTGGCATCACCGCCCGCCGACCAGCTGAACGACCCGCTGTCGAACAGGCTGGAAAGCGCGTTGCTCGCGAAGCCGAGCAGGCCGGTGAGCGAAATCGACGGGAAGAGCTGTGCGCGCGCGACGCCGATATCGGCGTTGGCTGCGCGCAGGCCATATTCGGCCTCGATCACGTCGGGGCGGCGGAGCAGGATTTCGGAGCGGACCCCGGCGGGGAGCGCCACCACCGACGGCGTGACTTCGGTCAGACTGGTGGGGAGCCGCGCGCGGTCGATATCGCCGCCGACGAGCAGGCGGATCAGATTCTCGTCCTGCGCGAGCGCGGTCCGTTGCTGCGCGATCGAATCCTCGGCGGTGGCAAGGATCTGTTCGGCCTGGCGCAGGTCGGTGCGCGGCGCGACGCCGCCGTCGAGCCGCGCCTTGGTCAGCCGCACGTTTTCGCGCGCATTGGCGGCGGTGTCCTCGGCGATTTTCAGCAGGTCGCGGTCGGCGCCATAGGTCGCCCACGCGTCGGCGAGATTGGCGATCAGCGCGAGCCGGACGGTGCGCGACGCCGCCTCGGTTCCAAGCGCGCGGTTGCGGTCGGCTTCGGTCGCATTGGCGAGCTTGCCGAACAGGTCGAGTTCGAAGGCGGTGATGCCGCCGCGTAGCGAGAAATCGCCGCTGCCTCCGCCGCTTCCAGCGCCGCTGCTGGTGCCGCTTCCGCTCGAATCCGAATAGCCGGCGCCCGCGCTGATCCCGAGTTCGGGGAATTGCCCCGACCGCGTGACCCGCACCTGCGCGCGCGCGGCGGCGACATTGGCGTAAGCGACGCGCAGGTCGCGGTTGTTCGCGAGTGCCTGCTCGGTCAGCGACTGGAGTCGTGGATCGGTGAAGACGCTTTTGTACGAAAGGATCGGCAGCGCCGCCTCGCTCTGCAACAGATAGGCGTCGCCGGCGGGCCAGCTTTGCGGGACGGGCGGCGTCGGCAGCACTGTCTTTGGCGCGAGCGAGCAGCCGGCGAGCGCGAGCGTGCCCGCGAGCAGGAGGGCGCGGGTGCGAATCATGCCGGAACCTCCGCCGCGCCGTCACCCTTGTTCTTGCTGAACCGCGCGCGCGCCGCGGCGAGACCGTCGCGCACGCCGCGGCGGACGAGGACGAAGAAGAGCGGGATGAAGAAGATGGCGAGGAAGGCGGCGGTGAGCATGCCGCCGATCACCGAGGTGCCGATCGCGACGCGGCTGTTCGCGCCGGCACCGGTCGCGATCGCGAGCGGCAGCACGCCGAATATGAAGGCGAAGCTCGTCATCAGGATCGGACGCAGGCGGATGCGCGCCGCCTCGACCGCCGCCTCGATCACGCGTTTGCCCTTGCGTTCTTCCTGCTCGGCGAATTCGATCATCAGGATCGCATTTTTCGCAGCTAACCCCATCGTCGTAAGCAGGCCGATCTGGAGATAGACGTCGTTTTCGAGCCCGCGTAGGTTCACCGCGAACACCGCGCCGATCAGCCCCAGCGGGATGACGAGCAGCACCGCGAGCGGGATCGACCAGCTTTCATAGAGCGCCGCGAGGCAGAGGAAGACGACGAGCAGCGACAGGCCGTACAGCAACGGCGCCTGCCCCGAAGAGAGGCGTTCTTCATAGGAGGATCCCGACCAGGCGACGCTGGTGCCGGGGATTTCGTTCGCCATCCGCTCCATTTCGTCCATCGCCTCGCCCGAGCTGGTGCCGGGGGAGGGCTGGCCCGAGATTTCGAAGGCGGGGACGCCCTGAAAGCGCGAACTGCTGCTCGGCGTCGTCGACCAGCCGACGGTGGCAAACGCCGAGAAGGGCGACATTTGCCCGTCGGTCGAGCGAACGAACCATTGGCTGAGGTCTTCGGGCTTGGCCCGATAAGGCGCGTCGCCCTGGACATAGACGCGCTTGACGCGCCCCTTGTCGATGAAGTCGTTGACGTAACGCCCGCCCCACGCGGTCGCGAGCGTGTTGTTCACATCGCCATTGTCGATGCCATAGGCGGTCAGCCGCTGCGTATCGACGTCGATCTTCAGTGTCGATACGTCGGGCAGGTCGGACAGGCGCACCGAGCTCAGCTTCGGATTCTCGTTCGCCATCGCGAGCAGCTTTTCGCGCGCGGCGACGAATTCGTCGCGGCTCATCCCGCTGCGGTTCTGAAGCTGCATCGTGAAGCCTGCCGAATCGCCGAGCCCGCGCACCGCGCCGGGGACGAGCGCGAATATCTGTGCATCGCGCACGCCGGAGAGCGCGGCGCGCGCGCGCCCCGCGATCGCCTCGGCGCTCCGCTCCTCGCCGGGGCGCTCGTCCCAGTGGACTAGGTTCACGAAGCCCTGTCCGGTATTCTGGCCGACAGCGCCGCCGCCCCCGCCCCCGCCGGCGACAAGGAACAGCGCCCCGACATTCGCCTTTTCCTCGGTCAGCATATATTTTTCGACCATGTCGCGCACTTCGAGCGTGCGCGCCTGCGTCGCGCCCGCGGGCAGGCGGAACTGGACCGAAACGCGCCCCTGATCCTCATTGGGCAAAAACCCGCTCGGCAGACGGAGGAAGAGGAAGGCGAGGGCTGCGAGCAGCACGACATAGATGGCAAGGAACAGCCATTTGCGATCGACGACCTTCGTGACGCTGCCGACATAGCGGTCGACCGAGCGATCGAAGCGTGTATTGAAGCCGGTCTTGGCGCGCTCGAGAAAGGCGTGGACACGCGGGAAGCGACCGCCATTGCCCTCGTCGCCATTCTTCGGCTTGAGCAGGGTCGATGTCAGCGCCGGACTCAGGATCAGCGCGACGAGCACCGACAGCGCCATCGCCGAGACGATGGTGACCGAGAACTGGCGATAGATGACGCCGGTCGATCCGCCGAAAAAGGCCATCGGCAGGAACACCGCCGACAGCACGAGCGCGATCGCGATCAGCGCGACCTGCAATTCCTGCATCGACT
This genomic interval from Sphingopyxis chilensis contains the following:
- a CDS encoding ImuA family protein; this encodes MRESSYPLAGLRQRIARIAASGGFESRPAEGWLKSGHASFDDALGGGLAVGRCHEFFAADALDATSAAAFAALLALRTPGRAPLVWLRTSDAGKRSGHIYAPGIAELGGDPDRLLLVETPDAKMLLACANDAIRCAGSAAVIVESWGRFPLFDLTAGRRLALGARDAGTTLLMLRLNAAPAPSVAETRWSVAAAASHALEANAPGAPAFDLELLRWRGGGAGMRWRLDWNHDEQSFSPNAGDTALSGTLLSLPARRAMASHGAEAA
- a CDS encoding efflux RND transporter permease subunit, with protein sequence MSRLFINRPIFAWVLAIIVMLGGVGALFSLPIEQYPDIAPTQVNIRATYPGASAETIENSVTQVLEQQLTGIDGLLYFSSQSSSRGQASITAIFEKGTDPDIAQVQVQNKIQSAVSRLPQQVQQQGVRVTKSNSDSLLLVGVYDTTDTRSFQDVSDYLSSNIQDPLSRVEGVGDVNVFGSPHAMRIWLNPQRLAAVSLMPNDVVAAITAQNSEVAAGEVGGLPAPEGQMLNATVTAQSRMQTAEQFENIVLKTLPDGATVRIKDIARVEIGAENYSTVVRINGHPGAGMSISLSPGADALETADRVKARMTELGADFPDGLTYSYANDSTTFIKLSVSEVQKSLFEAILLVILVMFVFLQSWRAVLIPAIAVPVVLLGTFGIFYMLGFSINTLTLFGLTLAIGLLVDDAIVVVENVERLMEENPGMSAREATIQSMQELQVALIAIALVLSAVFLPMAFFGGSTGVIYRQFSVTIVSAMALSVLVALILSPALTSTLLKPKNGDEGNGGRFPRVHAFLERAKTGFNTRFDRSVDRYVGSVTKVVDRKWLFLAIYVVLLAALAFLFLRLPSGFLPNEDQGRVSVQFRLPAGATQARTLEVRDMVEKYMLTEEKANVGALFLVAGGGGGGGAVGQNTGQGFVNLVHWDERPGEERSAEAIAGRARAALSGVRDAQIFALVPGAVRGLGDSAGFTMQLQNRSGMSRDEFVAAREKLLAMANENPKLSSVRLSDLPDVSTLKIDVDTQRLTAYGIDNGDVNNTLATAWGGRYVNDFIDKGRVKRVYVQGDAPYRAKPEDLSQWFVRSTDGQMSPFSAFATVGWSTTPSSSSRFQGVPAFEISGQPSPGTSSGEAMDEMERMANEIPGTSVAWSGSSYEERLSSGQAPLLYGLSLLVVFLCLAALYESWSIPLAVLLVIPLGLIGAVFAVNLRGLENDVYLQIGLLTTMGLAAKNAILMIEFAEQEERKGKRVIEAAVEAARIRLRPILMTSFAFIFGVLPLAIATGAGANSRVAIGTSVIGGMLTAAFLAIFFIPLFFVLVRRGVRDGLAAARARFSKNKGDGAAEVPA
- a CDS encoding efflux transporter outer membrane subunit, whose amino-acid sequence is MIRTRALLLAGTLALAGCSLAPKTVLPTPPVPQSWPAGDAYLLQSEAALPILSYKSVFTDPRLQSLTEQALANNRDLRVAYANVAAARAQVRVTRSGQFPELGISAGAGYSDSSGSGTSSGAGSGGGSGDFSLRGGITAFELDLFGKLANATEADRNRALGTEAASRTVRLALIANLADAWATYGADRDLLKIAEDTAANARENVRLTKARLDGGVAPRTDLRQAEQILATAEDSIAQQRTALAQDENLIRLLVGGDIDRARLPTSLTEVTPSVVALPAGVRSEILLRRPDVIEAEYGLRAANADIGVARAQLFPSISLTGLLGFASNALSSLFDSGSFSWSAGGDASATIFDAGGRRAGVAVSEAQRDAALASYEGAIQTAFREVADALAVQGTIAERVRAAAANTEAAADTATLTDARYKGGVDSFLSSLDAQRSLYSARRSEIGTQLLLVSTRIALFRALGGDSRAGMETP